The sequence ACCATTTTAGGGAAGAGGCGGCGTCTGCTGGGCTTCTTCTTGCGGCCTGCGACCACGGCGAGATGGAAAGAGCGTCGCTTGCTTCGCTTCGCGGCATAATAGAAAACGAGACCGGTCTTCCAGTGGTTCTGCTAAACGAGCCGGGCATACCGTTCTTCCACGGATAGATTAAGCATACAAATAAAAATCCAACAGGTTTTTATATAGAAAGGATGTTTTTTATGGACGAGAGAAAGAGGATATTCAGCGGAATGAGGCCCACAGGGCGCCTGCATTACGGACACATGGCGGGAGCGCTCATAAACTGGGTGAAGCTGCAAAACGAATACAACTGCTTCTGGGGCATAGTCGACTGGCACGCGATGATGTCCGATTACGCTGACCCGAGCCATGTAAAAGAGAACTGCTACGAGATACTTCTTGACTGGCTCGCTGTCGGCGTCGATCCTGAAAAATCTTCGATATTCATCCAGTCGCACGTCAAACAGCATGCGGAGATACACTTGGCGCTCTCCATGATAACGCCTCTTGGCTGGCTCCAGCGCTGCCCGACCTATAAGGAACAGATACTGAACCTCAACAACAAAGACCTTTCAACATACGCGTTCCTGGGCTATCCCACTCTGATGGCGGGCGACATCGTGCTTTATAAATCATGGGGCGTGCCGGTCGGCGAGGATCAGAGCGCTCACCTTGAACTGACGCGCGAGATCGTGCGCCGTTTCAACGGCTTCTACGGCGACGTATTCCCAGAGCCGGAGACGCTCCTGACCCCTGTAGCAAAGATGCCGGGCACCGACGGCCGCAAGATGAGCAAATCCTACGGCAACTCGCTGCAGATAGCTGAAAATATGGACGAGATATGGGCGAAGGTGCGCACGATGATGACCGACCCCGCGCGCGAAAGAAAGACCGACCCCGGGACGCCGGAGAAGTGCCCCGTCTGGGACATCCATAAATTCTTCAACAAAGACGCGCAGGAGCTTTCAGAGCTGCACGAGGGCTGCACAAAGGGCGCCTTCGGCTGCGTCGAATGCAAGAAAAAGCTTATGGTGCACCTATCTGCGATGATGGACCCGATCCAGAAGCGCCGCGAAGAGCTTGCAAAACAGCCCGACTATCTGCGCTCGATACTTGAAGAGGGCGCAAAAAAGGCCCGCGTGGTCGCCGCCTCCACAATGGACGACGTATACAGCGCGATGAACCTCGTACATTAGGGGAACTTTGTGCCTGACGAAATAATCGCCGAAAACGCAGCAGGACAGAACGCGCCCGGATTTGAAGTCCGCTTGGGCAGCTTTTCCGGGCCGCTCGATTTACTGTGCCATCTTGTTGAGTCGCGCGAGCTTGACGCCGTGAAGCTGAACATCACAGAGCTCGTCTCGCAGTATATAAGCTTCCTCGTCACGGCGAAGGGCGCGACGCTCAACGAGCTGGCGGAATTTTTTACCTTCGCAAGCCGTTTGCTTTTGCGAAAGGTACATTCGCTTTTGCCCGGCGCCGAGCCGGAGGAGCTAGAGGAGCTTCCCGCGGACGACTACATCGAAAGCCCCGAGGAGCTGGCGGCCATCATCGCGCGCTACAAGCCGTACAGGGCCGCGGCGCGCCGCCTTGCGGCCGCTAAGGAAAACAGAGAAAAATATTTCGTCCGCGTCATAGACGAAGAGGACAACTATTACTACGACATCGGAGACCTTGAAACGCTCGCCGCAAAATGGTGGGAGACGCTCGCACGCTACGAAGAGCGCACTCAGGCCGATAGATACGAGAGCGAAGAGATGATCTGGGACGAGATACCGGACGCGATGCCGGAGGAACGTCAGATAGAAGAGCGTATGAACGAGCTTCTTTCAGTCGTGCGCGGGCGCAGGCAGACGCTTGGCGAGCTGCTTTCCGACAGAAACCCAAAGACGCTAATAGTGACGCTGCTCGCGCTGCTTGAGATGTCGCGGCTTGGCCTCGTCCACATAATACAGACAGAGACGCTGGGAGGCGTGGAAATTGCAGCCTACTGATGAAAATGGAAGTTTAGGGCTTTTGGAGCGGCAGATAGAGGCGCTGCTTTTCGTCTCGCCTCAGCCGGTCTCCACTGAAACGTTGGCCGACCATCTGGGCATCTCCGCTGAACGCGCTGAAAAGGCGATAGCCGCGCTGAAACGCTGCTACGCTGCGGGGCGCGGACTTGCCATAATAAACGCCGGCGGCTGGCAGATGACGACGGCGCCCGACCTTGCGGACGCGGTGGAGAGCTTTTCGTCATACCTTTCAATGCAGCGCGTGCGGCTGAGCCGTGCTGCGCTTGAAACACTCTCCGTCATCGCCTACAATCAGCCCATCACGATGGCGGAGATAGAAGAGATACGTTCCGTGCGCTGCGACCGCGTCGTGGAGACGCTACTGAAAAACGGCCTCATAGACCGTCCCAGGCGCGAAAACCGTAAAAAGACGCAGCGCCGCTACAGAACGACGAGCAAATTTCTTGAAATATTCGGCCTCGCGTCAATAAGCGCGCTCCCCACACTGGAAGAGCTGCGCGAGGAGTACGCCGACGAAGAGGCCGCCGATACGCCGGAGGATCCGGCCGAAGAGCCTATGGAGGCAATGACAGATGAGTGAAGATAGCATCCGTTTAAACAGGTATCTTGCGATGTGCGGTGCGGGCGCGCGCCGCAAAGTAGAAGAATTTATAACTGCGGGAAGAGTGACCATAAACGGCCAAACCGTCACAGAACCGGGGCGTCAGGTATGCGAGAACGACGCGGTGACGCTTGACGGACGTCCCGTAAGCCCGGTGGAGGAGACATACCTCATCTTCAACAAGCCGGCCGGCATCCTCTCCGCTGTGGAAGATTCGCGCGAGCGCACCGTCATAGACATTCTGCCGCCCGCTATGGACAGGCTGAGGCTATTTCCCGTAGGCAGGCTTGACCGTGACAGCGAGGGGCTGCTCATCCTCACCAACGACGGAATGTTCTCGCAAGAGCTGATACATCCGAGCAACGGATTTACAAAGACCTATGACGTTGAGCTGCGCAAGCCGCTTGACGAGCCAAAGCTCATCCAGTGGGCGAAGGGCGTAGAGGCGGAGGGGCATTTTTTAAAGCCGATCTCCGTGAGACGGCTTGCAAAAAGCCCGATGCAGTGCTGCTTCGAGGTGGTGCTGGGCGAGGGGATAAAGCGCGAGATACGCCTCATGGCGCGCGCTCTTGACAACGACGTGCGGAGCCTGCGCAGAAGAAAGATTGGCAAGCTTACGCTGAAAGAGCTGGAGCCGGGAAAATTCGTCTCCGTCAGCCGCGACGAACTGTGGAGCTACATAAAAGAGGGGCGCACGGTCTAGCAAAAAGCGCCGTGCGCCGCGGCCTTATTCGTTCAGCATCCCTTCGGGCCAGCTTTCGTTTGTTCTCATGTTTTGCAGCGCATGCACGATGTTGCTTTTGAACTCGGGCACCTCAGCTTCAAGCGCCGCTACTATTTCCTTTGTGCTTTTTCTCTTCGACTTGTCGCCGAACGGGCAGCAGGCGCTTATGACCGGCAGCGAAAGCCGCGTCGCCTCAAGCGCTATGAGCCTTTCTTCGACGTAGACTAAGGGGCGTATGACGCGCATCTTTGTGCGGCTCATAAAAAGGTGCGGGTGAAAGCATTTGAAGCGTCCGCCGTAGAGCAGGTTCATCAAAACAGTCTCCGCGGCGTCGTCCTTGTGATGGCCGAGCGCGATGACGCCGCAGCCGAGCGCCGCCGCCTGATTTGCCAGTATGCCACGCCTCATGTTCGCGCAAAGGCTGCAAGGCGAGCGTTCCTCCCGCTCCTTCATTATCTGATAGGTCGGGTGCATGACGACGGTCACGGGAATATCAAGCGCCTCCATGTAGGAAAAAAGCTTTTCTGGCTCCATTGCGCCGTTTGACTGATCTATGAGGCAGGCCTGCAAAGTAAAATCTACAGGGCTGCGTTTTTTCAGGGCGGCAAGCGCAAGCGAGAGCAGAAGGCTGTCCTTTCCGCCGGAAAGGCCTATAAGTATTCTGTCGCCGGCCCTTATCATGCTATAATCCCTTATAGCTTCCCCGGCGAAGCGGGATATTTTTTTAGACAGGGGATATGTTTCCATAAAATCGTGTTTCAGGCAAAAGGCCTCCTTTTTAGCTCTGATACATTTAATATCCTATCATATTGAATAGGCGGAAGATACGACGTAATGAAAAAAAATCAGATCATTCTGGCCGGAACGAACTTACTTTTTTCGGACGCGCTCCGGCTGGTTTTAGAAAACGACGGAAATTATACAGTAACTGTAGACAGCGCCTCCGAAACAGAGGCGGTAAAAAATTTATCGGCCGCTAGGCCTGACGTCATGGTACTCTATCAGCCGCAGCCGGCGCTAGGATTGATAGAGGCTCTTCGCGAGGCTGGACGCCGCGCAAAGGACATCCACGTACTTTTTATAGTTAAAGAGGCCACGGGCGATCTGCTGGCCTTTGCCGGAGAAAGCTCAAGCGTCGGCATCATGGACGAGAGCTCCTGCATGAAAGATTTCATGCAGGCTGTGCGCGCCATCGCGCGCGGCGAGCGCTATATCAGCCGCGCCGTGCTGTCGTCGGCCGGCGTCTGCGCCGAACGCAAAAGAGAGGACGATCCTTTGACCGAGGTGACGCCGCGCGAACGCGAGGTGCTCTATTGGCTCTCGCACGGCCTGACCAACAAAGAGATATCAGAGCGCATGATACTCTCTGAAAAAACTATAAA is a genomic window of Cloacibacillus sp. containing:
- the trpS gene encoding tryptophan--tRNA ligase; translated protein: MDERKRIFSGMRPTGRLHYGHMAGALINWVKLQNEYNCFWGIVDWHAMMSDYADPSHVKENCYEILLDWLAVGVDPEKSSIFIQSHVKQHAEIHLALSMITPLGWLQRCPTYKEQILNLNNKDLSTYAFLGYPTLMAGDIVLYKSWGVPVGEDQSAHLELTREIVRRFNGFYGDVFPEPETLLTPVAKMPGTDGRKMSKSYGNSLQIAENMDEIWAKVRTMMTDPARERKTDPGTPEKCPVWDIHKFFNKDAQELSELHEGCTKGAFGCVECKKKLMVHLSAMMDPIQKRREELAKQPDYLRSILEEGAKKARVVAASTMDDVYSAMNLVH
- a CDS encoding segregation/condensation protein A; amino-acid sequence: MPDEIIAENAAGQNAPGFEVRLGSFSGPLDLLCHLVESRELDAVKLNITELVSQYISFLVTAKGATLNELAEFFTFASRLLLRKVHSLLPGAEPEELEELPADDYIESPEELAAIIARYKPYRAAARRLAAAKENREKYFVRVIDEEDNYYYDIGDLETLAAKWWETLARYEERTQADRYESEEMIWDEIPDAMPEERQIEERMNELLSVVRGRRQTLGELLSDRNPKTLIVTLLALLEMSRLGLVHIIQTETLGGVEIAAY
- the scpB gene encoding SMC-Scp complex subunit ScpB; the encoded protein is MQPTDENGSLGLLERQIEALLFVSPQPVSTETLADHLGISAERAEKAIAALKRCYAAGRGLAIINAGGWQMTTAPDLADAVESFSSYLSMQRVRLSRAALETLSVIAYNQPITMAEIEEIRSVRCDRVVETLLKNGLIDRPRRENRKKTQRRYRTTSKFLEIFGLASISALPTLEELREEYADEEAADTPEDPAEEPMEAMTDE
- a CDS encoding pseudouridine synthase — protein: MSEDSIRLNRYLAMCGAGARRKVEEFITAGRVTINGQTVTEPGRQVCENDAVTLDGRPVSPVEETYLIFNKPAGILSAVEDSRERTVIDILPPAMDRLRLFPVGRLDRDSEGLLILTNDGMFSQELIHPSNGFTKTYDVELRKPLDEPKLIQWAKGVEAEGHFLKPISVRRLAKSPMQCCFEVVLGEGIKREIRLMARALDNDVRSLRRRKIGKLTLKELEPGKFVSVSRDELWSYIKEGRTV
- a CDS encoding ATP-binding protein, giving the protein MIRAGDRILIGLSGGKDSLLLSLALAALKKRSPVDFTLQACLIDQSNGAMEPEKLFSYMEALDIPVTVVMHPTYQIMKEREERSPCSLCANMRRGILANQAAALGCGVIALGHHKDDAAETVLMNLLYGGRFKCFHPHLFMSRTKMRVIRPLVYVEERLIALEATRLSLPVISACCPFGDKSKRKSTKEIVAALEAEVPEFKSNIVHALQNMRTNESWPEGMLNE
- a CDS encoding response regulator transcription factor produces the protein MKKNQIILAGTNLLFSDALRLVLENDGNYTVTVDSASETEAVKNLSAARPDVMVLYQPQPALGLIEALREAGRRAKDIHVLFIVKEATGDLLAFAGESSSVGIMDESSCMKDFMQAVRAIARGERYISRAVLSSAGVCAERKREDDPLTEVTPREREVLYWLSHGLTNKEISERMILSEKTIKNHVSHILKKLELADRTKAAALAWREGLPQISEEFFSLRAQAMLK